In Lepidochelys kempii isolate rLepKem1 chromosome 10, rLepKem1.hap2, whole genome shotgun sequence, a single window of DNA contains:
- the LOC140918038 gene encoding epithelial sodium channel subunit beta-like isoform X1 has protein sequence MPLKQYFIGVLHRLQKGPGYTYKELLVWYCDNTNTHGPKRIIREGPKKRVFWFFLVLLSVSLLILHWGTVVQGYFSYGVTPSLSVGFKAMAFPAVTVCNASPFKYSKVRHLLKELDALTEAALERILQSKHGDAISAPPLSSSETVSQRLDLKLWNQIPLVLMDESDPDHPIIIDLFETDQSGSGTRPNSSSPALSNVTSEAKKHKVAVKLCSHKDTPQCIYRNFTSAAQAVTEWYVLQSTSILSKVPLQERIRMGYQPEDMILACLYGAEPCSYRNFTQIYHPDHGNCYIFNWGMDEEALISSKPRAKFGLQLILDIGQQDYIPYLTSTAGARLMLHKQKSFPFLKDQGIYAMSGTETSISVLVDELVQLGYPYNCTTDGSDVPVKNLYNKYNTSYSIQACLRSCFQAQMFENCGCGHYLFPLPEGVNYCNSEDDPDWAYCYSSLRSSIGHRQSCIDSCKDTCNNTQFKTTISVAGWPSEASEDWIFHILSYERNLSTNVTLDSNGIVKLNIYFEEYNYRTTSESAATTLFLLVRELEGLFSFWMGGSVLCLIEFGEIIIDFLWVTIINIISWCKGLKQKRALAQYPDTPPTVSELSQAHVNFGFQHEKSHFNPNNETYPNEEIPPEPGTPPPHYDSLRIQPLDFTESDSDGGGQINTECNLSPLSNCPNEEPGLPGLCDSL, from the exons ATGCCCTTGAAGCAGTATTTCATTGGTGTGCTGCACCGTCTCCAGAAGGGGCCGGGATACACATACAAAGAGCTGCTGGTCTGGTACTGCGATAACACCAACACGCATGGACCCAAGCGCATCATCCGAGAGGGGCCGAAGAAAAGAGTGTTCTGGTTCTTCCTGGTGCTGCTCTCAGTGTCGCTGCTTATTCTGCACTGGGGGACAGTTGTGCAGGGATATTTCTCCTATGGTGTCACTCCATCGCTCTCGGTGGGATTTAAAGCCATGGCATTCCCAGCGGTCACAGTCTGCAATGCCAGCCCCTTCAA ATACTCCAAGGTGAGGCATCTATTGAAAGAGTTGGATGCGCTCACCGAGGCAGCCCTGGAAAGGATCCTGCAGTCCAAGCATGGGGACGCAATCTCAGCTCCCCCACTAAGCTCCAGTGAGACTGTTTCTCAGAGGTTAGACCTCAAGCTCTGGAACCAAATCCCCTTGGTTCTGATGGACGAGAGTGACCCAGACCATCCCATCATTATCGATCTCTTTGAGACCGACCAAAGCGGCTCAGGAACCCGACCCAACAGTTCCTCTCCCGCCCTGTCCAACGTGACGTCAGAAGCAAAGAAACACAAAGTGGCAGTGAAGCTG TGCAGCCACAAGGACACCCCCCAGTGCATCTACAGGAACTTCACCAGCGCAGCCCAAGCAGTGACAGAATGGTACGTTCTACAGTCCACTAGCATCCTCTCGAAAGTCCCGCTGCAAGAGAGGATCAGGATGGGCTACCAGCCAGAGGACATGATCCTAGCATGTCTGTATGGGGCAGAGCCCTGCAGCTACAG AAATTTCACCCAGATCTATCATCCTGACCATGGCAACTGCTACATCTTTAACTGGGGCATGGATGAGGAAGCCCTGATTTCTTCCAAGCCTCGAGCAAAGTTTG GGCTGCAGTTAATTCTGGACATTGGCCAACAAGACTACATTCCCTACCTCACATCTACTGCTGGGGCAAGGCTTATGCTGCATAAGCAGAAGAGTTTCCCGTTTCTTAAAGACCAGGGCATCTATGCCATGTCTGGGACAGAAACCTCTATCAGCGTATTAGTG GATGAATTGGTGCAGCTGGGTTACCCTTACAACTGCACGACAGATGGCTCTGATGTCCCTGTGAAAAATCTATATAACAAGTACAACACTTCCTATTCCATACAG GCTTGTCTGCGCTCCTGTTTCCAAGCTCAGATGTTCGAAAATTGTGGGTGTGGTCACTATCTGTTTCCTTTACCTGAAGGGGTAAATTATTGCAACAGTGAAGATGATCCAGACTGGG CATATTGCTATTCTTCACTGAGGTCAAGTATAGGACACAGGCAGTCTTGTATTGACTCTTGTAAGGACACATGCAA CAACACTCAGTTCAAAACGACCATCTCTGTGGCAGGCTGGCCATCTGAGGCGTCAGAG GACTGGATTTTCCATATTTTGTCCTATGAAAGAAATCTGTCGACAAATGTGACTCTGGACAG CAATGGGATCGTCAAGCTAAATATTTACTTTGAAGAGTATAACTACAGAACCACCTCGGAATCTGCGGCTACAACT CTCTTTCTGCTTGTGAGGGAATTGGAAGGCCTGTTCTCATTCTGGATGGGCGGCTCGGTGCTGTGCCTCATTGAATTTGGAGAAATCATCATTGACTTTCTGTGGGTCACCATAATTAATATCATCAGTTGGTGCAAAGGCCTGAAGCAGAAGCGAGCCCTGGCCCAGTACCCAGATACACCTCCGACAGTGTCAGAGCTGTCACAGGCTCATGTCAATTTTGGGTTCCAACATGAAAAATCCCATTTCAACCCCAATAATGAAACTTATCCCAATGAAGAAATCCCACCAGAACCCGGCACTCCGCCCCCGCACTACGATTCACTGCGCATTCAGCCCCTGGATTTCACAGAATCAGACAGCGATGGAGGGGGCCAGATCAACACTGAATGCAATTTATCACCTTTATCTAACTGTCCCAACGAAGAGCCTGGTCTGCCGGGGCTCTGCGATTCACTCTGA
- the LOC140918038 gene encoding epithelial sodium channel subunit beta-like isoform X2 gives MPLKQYFIGVLHRLQKGPGYTYKELLVWYCDNTNTHGPKRIIREGPKKRVFWFFLVLLSVSLLILHWGTVVQGYFSYGVTPSLSVGFKAMAFPAVTVCNASPFKYSKVRHLLKELDALTEAALERILQSKHGDAISAPPLSSSETVSQRLDLKLWNQIPLVLMDESDPDHPIIIDLFETDQSGSGTRPNSSSPALSNVTSEAKKHKVAVKLCSHKDTPQCIYRNFTSAAQAVTEWYVLQSTSILSKVPLQERIRMGYQPEDMILACLYGAEPCSYRNFTQIYHPDHGNCYIFNWGMDEEALISSKPRAKFGLQLILDIGQQDYIPYLTSTAGARLMLHKQKSFPFLKDQGIYAMSGTETSISVLVDELVQLGYPYNCTTDGSDVPVKNLYNKYNTSYSIQACLRSCFQAQMFENCGCGHYLFPLPEGVNYCNSEDDPDWAYCYSSLRSSIGHRQSCIDSCKDTCNNTQFKTTISVAGWPSEASEDWIFHILSYERNLSTNVTLDSNGIVKLNIYFEEYNYRTTSESAATTGTHSSRSHCSHSQRRCSKVNLAMYQSEARLTFLFQ, from the exons ATGCCCTTGAAGCAGTATTTCATTGGTGTGCTGCACCGTCTCCAGAAGGGGCCGGGATACACATACAAAGAGCTGCTGGTCTGGTACTGCGATAACACCAACACGCATGGACCCAAGCGCATCATCCGAGAGGGGCCGAAGAAAAGAGTGTTCTGGTTCTTCCTGGTGCTGCTCTCAGTGTCGCTGCTTATTCTGCACTGGGGGACAGTTGTGCAGGGATATTTCTCCTATGGTGTCACTCCATCGCTCTCGGTGGGATTTAAAGCCATGGCATTCCCAGCGGTCACAGTCTGCAATGCCAGCCCCTTCAA ATACTCCAAGGTGAGGCATCTATTGAAAGAGTTGGATGCGCTCACCGAGGCAGCCCTGGAAAGGATCCTGCAGTCCAAGCATGGGGACGCAATCTCAGCTCCCCCACTAAGCTCCAGTGAGACTGTTTCTCAGAGGTTAGACCTCAAGCTCTGGAACCAAATCCCCTTGGTTCTGATGGACGAGAGTGACCCAGACCATCCCATCATTATCGATCTCTTTGAGACCGACCAAAGCGGCTCAGGAACCCGACCCAACAGTTCCTCTCCCGCCCTGTCCAACGTGACGTCAGAAGCAAAGAAACACAAAGTGGCAGTGAAGCTG TGCAGCCACAAGGACACCCCCCAGTGCATCTACAGGAACTTCACCAGCGCAGCCCAAGCAGTGACAGAATGGTACGTTCTACAGTCCACTAGCATCCTCTCGAAAGTCCCGCTGCAAGAGAGGATCAGGATGGGCTACCAGCCAGAGGACATGATCCTAGCATGTCTGTATGGGGCAGAGCCCTGCAGCTACAG AAATTTCACCCAGATCTATCATCCTGACCATGGCAACTGCTACATCTTTAACTGGGGCATGGATGAGGAAGCCCTGATTTCTTCCAAGCCTCGAGCAAAGTTTG GGCTGCAGTTAATTCTGGACATTGGCCAACAAGACTACATTCCCTACCTCACATCTACTGCTGGGGCAAGGCTTATGCTGCATAAGCAGAAGAGTTTCCCGTTTCTTAAAGACCAGGGCATCTATGCCATGTCTGGGACAGAAACCTCTATCAGCGTATTAGTG GATGAATTGGTGCAGCTGGGTTACCCTTACAACTGCACGACAGATGGCTCTGATGTCCCTGTGAAAAATCTATATAACAAGTACAACACTTCCTATTCCATACAG GCTTGTCTGCGCTCCTGTTTCCAAGCTCAGATGTTCGAAAATTGTGGGTGTGGTCACTATCTGTTTCCTTTACCTGAAGGGGTAAATTATTGCAACAGTGAAGATGATCCAGACTGGG CATATTGCTATTCTTCACTGAGGTCAAGTATAGGACACAGGCAGTCTTGTATTGACTCTTGTAAGGACACATGCAA CAACACTCAGTTCAAAACGACCATCTCTGTGGCAGGCTGGCCATCTGAGGCGTCAGAG GACTGGATTTTCCATATTTTGTCCTATGAAAGAAATCTGTCGACAAATGTGACTCTGGACAG CAATGGGATCGTCAAGCTAAATATTTACTTTGAAGAGTATAACTACAGAACCACCTCGGAATCTGCGGCTACAACT gggactcattcttctagatcacactgcagtcactcacagagaaggtgcagcaaggtaaatctagccatgtatcaatcagaggccaggctaaccttcttgttccaataa